One genomic segment of Arachis duranensis cultivar V14167 chromosome 4, aradu.V14167.gnm2.J7QH, whole genome shotgun sequence includes these proteins:
- the LOC107484987 gene encoding ERBB-3 BINDING PROTEIN 1 has protein sequence MPEVVTKYKTAAEIVNKALKLVVSECKPKAKIVDICEKGDSYIREQTGNVYKNVKRKIERGVAFPTCISVNNTVCHFSPLASDEAVLEGGDILKIDMACHIDGFIAAVAHTHVLQDGPVTGRAADVITAANTAAEVALRLVRPGKKNKDVTEAIQKVAAAYDCKIVEGVLSHQMKQFVIDGNKVVLSVTNPDSRVDDAEFEENEVYAIDIVTSTGEGKPKLLDEKQTTIYKRAVDKSYHLKMKASRFIFSEISQKFPIMPFSARALEEKRARLGLVECVNHELLQPYPVLHEKPGDYVAHIKFTVLLMPNGSDRVTSYPLQELQPTKTIEDPDIKAWLALGTKTKKKGGGKKKKGKKGDKADESAEAEPMDSANGQE, from the exons ATGCCTGAAGTTGTCACCAAATACAAGACTGCGGCTGAGATCGTTAACA AGGCTTTGAAGTTGGTGGTCTCAGAATGTAAACCGAAGGCCAAGATTGTGGACATTTGCGAAAAAGGAGATTCATACATTAGAGA GCAAACCGGTAATGTGTACAAGAATGTTAAGAGAAAGATTGAGAGAGGCGTTGCTTTTCCAACCTGCATATCTGTAAACAATACAGTCTGTCATTTCTCTCCTCTAGCGAGCGATGAGGCGGTGTTGGAAGGAGGTGATATATTGAAAAT TGATATGGCTTGTCATATAGATGGATTCATTGCTGCTGTGGCACACACACATGTGCTTCAGGATGGCCCAGTTACAGGACGGGCAGCTGATGTTATCACAGCTGCAAACACTGCTGCCGAAGTAGCCTTAAGACTTGTAAGGCCGGGAAAGAAG AATAAGGATGTAACCGAGGCAATTCAAAAGGTTGCTGCTGCCTATGATTGTAAAATTGTTGAGGGTGTGCTTAGTCACCAAATGAAGCAATTTGTAATTGATGGGAACAAAGTTGTGCTTAGTGTAACAAATCCAGATTCAAGGGTTGATGATGCGGAGTTTGAGGAAAACGAAGTTTATGCAATTGATATAGTAACAAGCACTGGAGAAGGCAAG CCCAAGCTGTTGGACGAAAAGCAAACCACTATTTATAAGAGAGCTGTTGACAAGAGTTATCACTTGAAGATGAAAGCATCTAGATTTATTTTCAGTGAAATAAGCCAAAAATTTCCAATCATGCCATTCTCTGCTAG GGCTTTGGAAGAGAAAAGAGCTCGCCTGGGTCTAGTGGAATGTGTGAATCATGAGCTCTTGCAGCCATATCCTGTTCTGCATGAAAAGCCGG GTGATTATGTTGCACACATCAAATTCACAGTCTTGCTAATGCCAAATGGATCGGATCGAGTCACCTCTTATCCACTCCAAGAGTTGCAGCCAACGAAAACCATAGAGGATCCAGATATCAAGGCATGGCTGGCTTTGGGCACAAAGACAAAGAAGAAAGGTGgtgggaaaaagaagaaag GTAAGAAGGGGGACAAGGCAGATGAATCAGCTGAAGCTGAGCCTATGGACTCTGCAAATGGTCAAGAATGA